A genomic segment from Limosilactobacillus sp. encodes:
- the dapF gene encoding diaminopimelate epimerase, translating to MPTLLKVHGSANQFFILDQTTLKQPLTDAELAALAQQLTDPQEGLLGGADGLLVVNKPTRPGSQAQMRVINADGSEATMCGNGLRTVARYVAERDGLEHFAVDTLDASLQVRRQPDLATGVPAFAVEISPVRFNREALPYEKLGHDRLLGTPVPEIWPQLTFSAIAVPNPHLISFVDRPALQDDVLGVIGKRLNGTNPYFTDGVNVNFAHILGQNQLFVRTYERGVGFTNACGTGMSATSLAFVLLHPDQASFDQPIDVFNPGGKVRTIIHYEDQHYWIELIGNATFTERITVDEASLHQANVKPAQVQIESTGEQAAYQNFVNQLPHFDLVD from the coding sequence ATGCCAACCCTATTGAAAGTCCATGGTTCAGCCAACCAATTCTTCATCCTCGACCAAACCACCTTAAAACAGCCCCTGACCGACGCCGAGCTCGCCGCCCTGGCACAGCAGCTCACCGATCCCCAGGAGGGCCTCCTCGGCGGTGCCGATGGGCTGCTGGTCGTCAATAAGCCGACCCGCCCCGGTTCACAGGCCCAGATGCGGGTCATCAACGCCGACGGGAGCGAGGCCACGATGTGCGGGAACGGACTGCGGACCGTGGCCCGTTACGTGGCGGAACGGGACGGCCTGGAGCACTTTGCCGTCGACACCCTGGACGCCAGTCTCCAGGTGCGCCGCCAGCCCGACCTGGCCACCGGCGTGCCCGCCTTTGCCGTCGAGATCTCGCCGGTCCGCTTCAACCGGGAGGCCCTGCCGTATGAAAAGCTTGGTCACGACCGCCTGCTTGGCACCCCGGTTCCCGAAATCTGGCCCCAGCTGACCTTCTCCGCCATCGCGGTGCCGAACCCGCACCTGATCTCCTTTGTCGACCGGCCCGCCCTGCAGGATGACGTTCTCGGCGTGATTGGGAAACGGCTCAACGGGACGAACCCCTACTTCACCGACGGGGTCAACGTCAACTTTGCCCACATCCTGGGGCAGAACCAATTATTCGTCCGGACCTATGAACGGGGCGTCGGCTTTACCAACGCCTGCGGGACCGGGATGTCGGCCACCAGCCTGGCCTTCGTCCTCCTTCATCCCGACCAGGCCAGCTTCGACCAGCCGATCGACGTCTTCAATCCGGGCGGCAAGGTCCGCACCATCATCCACTACGAAGATCAGCACTACTGGATCGAGCTGATCGGCAACGCCACCTTCACGGAAAGGATCACGGTGGACGAGGCCAGCTTGCACCAGGCAAACGTCAAGCCAGCACAGGTCCAGATCGAAAGCACCGGTGAACAGGCCGCCTACCAGAATTTCGTCAACCAGCTCCCCCACTTTGACCTGGTCGATTAG
- a CDS encoding aspartate kinase has protein sequence MKVVKFGGSSLADGETFAQAIKIITADPERRVIVTSAPGKRTPDDIKVTDLLIEYAHRVINKQPYDDVLTQIISRYQAIAKYFNLPTEKLADLIQRLHDLPAGKYPNNHYLMAAFKAHGERSNAMLMAAVLNHLGYEARFVTPTEAGIRVTGTPNNANVIPETYSLLDHFTAKQSELLVFPGFYGITLAGHIATFSRGGSDITGAILARGLHADLYENFTDVDAIYSANPNVIDDPEPIAKMTYREMRELSYAGFSVFHDEALIPAIQGNVPINVKNTQHPEKPGTLIVPDKNFQPRDIVTGIVSGKHFAALYLHKYLLNKQIGFTLRILQILAKHGISYEHMPSGIDDITIILDRDQINDQLIDEVSNEIQETVNPDHLEWIDNYAITMVVGEGMRNRVGVINDILEPLAKNHIAVPMINQGASRISIMIGTFDKDADNAVRAIYHRFFAN, from the coding sequence ATGAAAGTAGTAAAATTCGGTGGCAGCTCCCTGGCCGACGGGGAGACCTTTGCCCAGGCAATCAAAATCATCACGGCCGATCCCGAACGACGGGTGATCGTCACCTCCGCCCCCGGCAAGCGGACCCCCGATGACATCAAGGTGACCGACCTGCTGATCGAATACGCCCACCGGGTCATCAACAAGCAGCCCTACGACGACGTTCTCACCCAAATCATCAGCCGTTATCAGGCGATCGCCAAGTATTTCAACCTGCCCACTGAAAAACTAGCCGACCTGATCCAACGCCTCCACGACCTACCCGCCGGCAAGTACCCGAACAACCACTACCTGATGGCCGCCTTCAAGGCCCATGGGGAGCGGTCCAACGCCATGCTGATGGCGGCCGTCTTGAACCACCTTGGCTACGAGGCCCGCTTCGTGACGCCGACCGAGGCCGGGATCCGGGTTACCGGGACGCCCAATAACGCCAACGTCATCCCCGAAACCTACAGCCTGCTGGACCACTTCACGGCCAAGCAAAGCGAACTGCTCGTCTTCCCCGGCTTCTACGGGATCACCCTGGCCGGACACATCGCCACCTTCTCCCGCGGCGGCTCCGACATCACCGGGGCAATCCTGGCCCGCGGGCTCCACGCCGACCTCTACGAAAACTTCACTGACGTCGACGCCATCTACTCGGCCAACCCAAACGTCATCGACGACCCTGAGCCGATCGCCAAGATGACCTACCGTGAGATGCGGGAGCTCTCCTACGCAGGCTTCTCCGTCTTCCACGACGAGGCCCTGATTCCAGCCATTCAAGGCAACGTGCCGATCAACGTCAAGAACACCCAGCACCCGGAAAAGCCGGGAACGCTGATCGTGCCGGACAAGAACTTCCAACCCCGCGACATCGTCACCGGGATCGTCAGCGGCAAGCACTTCGCCGCCCTTTACCTGCACAAGTACCTGTTGAACAAGCAGATCGGTTTCACCCTGCGGATCCTACAAATCCTGGCCAAGCACGGCATCTCCTACGAACACATGCCGTCCGGGATCGATGACATCACGATCATCCTCGACCGTGACCAAATCAATGATCAGCTGATCGACGAAGTCAGCAACGAGATCCAGGAAACCGTCAACCCCGACCACCTCGAATGGATCGACAACTACGCGATCACGATGGTCGTCGGCGAGGGCATGCGCAACCGGGTCGGGGTCATCAATGATATTCTGGAGCCGCTGGCCAAGAACCACATCGCCGTGCCGATGATCAACCAGGGGGCCTCCCGGATCTCAATCATGATCGGGACCTTCGACAAGGACGCCGATAACGCCGTCCGCGCCATCTACCACCGTTTCTTCGCCAACTAA